One genomic window of Thalassoroseus pseudoceratinae includes the following:
- a CDS encoding glycosyltransferase — MSNETAAGPSLLVFSDDWGRHPSSCQHLVRRLLPETSTVWVNTIGTRTPKLNWMTAKRVWEKLRDWRHVEPTDTESTPQNLTVLNPRMWPWFTRTRDRRWNRALLTRQLKPIVESLPQPVIALTTLPITADLPGQLPVAKWVYYCVDDFSVWPGLDGDTLANMDRDMLQAADDVIVVSETLQDHAVSHGRSPMMLTHGVDLEHWRNAVSPKPTQADREEPIILFWGVIDRRMDVEFLEALSNGLDRGTIVLLGPQQDPDPKLSRLSRVELHPPVPFAELPSWAAKASVLIMPYVDEPVTRAMQPLKLKEYLATGRAVVTRQLPAVREWDDCLDAVTTPQTFADRVIERIYTDVPVGQQTARQRLTSESWAAKARVLESVWKPHAEISVTPTETVSHAE, encoded by the coding sequence ATGTCTAACGAAACCGCCGCCGGTCCTTCGCTCCTTGTGTTCTCCGACGATTGGGGACGGCACCCTTCGAGTTGCCAACACCTCGTGCGACGGTTGCTTCCCGAGACATCCACGGTGTGGGTCAACACGATCGGCACCCGCACGCCGAAACTGAATTGGATGACGGCCAAACGCGTTTGGGAGAAGCTCCGTGATTGGCGACACGTCGAACCAACCGATACCGAATCGACACCGCAGAATCTGACGGTTCTCAACCCTCGCATGTGGCCATGGTTCACGCGAACACGGGACCGGCGTTGGAATCGGGCCTTGTTGACTCGCCAACTGAAACCGATCGTGGAATCGCTGCCGCAACCTGTCATTGCGTTGACGACACTTCCTATCACGGCGGACCTTCCTGGTCAGTTGCCAGTGGCGAAGTGGGTCTACTACTGCGTCGATGACTTCAGCGTTTGGCCCGGTTTGGATGGCGATACGCTCGCCAACATGGATCGGGACATGCTGCAAGCGGCGGATGATGTGATCGTGGTGAGCGAGACGTTGCAGGATCACGCGGTGAGTCACGGTCGGTCGCCGATGATGCTCACGCACGGCGTGGATTTGGAGCACTGGCGAAATGCAGTCAGTCCAAAACCGACGCAGGCGGATCGGGAAGAACCGATCATCTTGTTCTGGGGAGTGATTGATCGCCGCATGGATGTCGAATTCCTCGAAGCTTTGTCGAATGGACTCGATCGCGGGACGATTGTGCTGCTCGGTCCGCAACAAGATCCCGATCCGAAACTCTCGCGGTTGTCGCGGGTCGAGCTGCATCCTCCGGTGCCGTTTGCGGAGTTGCCAAGTTGGGCAGCCAAGGCATCGGTTCTGATCATGCCATACGTCGATGAACCGGTCACGCGGGCCATGCAACCGCTGAAACTCAAAGAGTATTTAGCGACCGGGCGAGCTGTGGTCACACGGCAGTTACCGGCTGTTCGGGAGTGGGACGACTGCTTGGACGCCGTGACGACACCCCAGACGTTTGCGGATCGTGTGATCGAACGCATCTACACCGATGTCCCGGTCGGTCAGCAAACCGCCCGTCAACGACTGACCAGCGAAAGTTGGGCCGCAAAAGCCCGTGTGTTGGAATCCGTCTGGAAGCCGCACGCTGAGATTTCTGTTACTCCTACCGAGACTGTAAGCCATGCCGAATGA
- a CDS encoding glycosyltransferase — MIAPTHSRPTVCQVVHSLNVGGAELLAATLSRRLSDQFRFVFACLDELGPVGETLQSEGFSVEVLGRQPGVDRQCAKRLWEYCERENVQLVHAHQYTPFFQTMLARRGRRGLPILFTEHGRHHPDVRKTKRVICNRLLLKRDDRLVGVGASVRDALIEKEGLPSERVEVIYNGVDLSAFGTTDANLRSEVREELSLADSDLVVMMVARLHPLKDHLTALEAVRSLSKLRPDIKLVLVGDGEERPRIGSFIKEHSLASNVRALGTRTDVARLLSAADVFLLSSISEGIPLTIIEAMAARIPVVSTDVGGVGEMVTHGVTGLLAPPKSPEAIAEQILTVSSDASLRDTLIENARAKAYETFSLEGMLNAYRSQYEEMTDV; from the coding sequence ATGATTGCCCCCACTCACTCGCGACCGACGGTTTGCCAAGTCGTACACAGTTTGAATGTTGGTGGTGCGGAGTTGCTGGCCGCCACGTTGTCGCGTCGGTTGTCGGATCAGTTTCGCTTCGTTTTCGCGTGCTTGGACGAACTCGGCCCGGTTGGTGAAACGTTGCAATCGGAAGGTTTTTCGGTCGAGGTGTTGGGCCGGCAGCCCGGTGTCGATCGGCAATGTGCCAAACGTCTGTGGGAGTATTGTGAACGAGAGAATGTGCAACTCGTGCACGCTCATCAATACACTCCGTTCTTCCAAACGATGCTCGCTCGTCGGGGACGCCGAGGGTTGCCGATTCTGTTTACCGAACACGGACGGCATCATCCCGATGTCCGCAAAACCAAACGGGTGATTTGCAATCGACTCTTGCTCAAACGCGACGATCGGTTGGTCGGCGTTGGGGCGTCCGTACGCGACGCTTTGATCGAAAAAGAAGGTCTGCCGAGCGAACGTGTCGAGGTGATTTACAACGGTGTCGATCTGTCCGCGTTCGGCACGACCGATGCCAATCTGCGAAGTGAAGTCCGCGAGGAACTGAGTCTGGCCGACTCCGACTTGGTCGTGATGATGGTCGCTCGACTGCATCCGCTCAAAGATCATCTCACGGCTCTTGAGGCGGTGCGGTCGCTGTCGAAGTTGCGGCCGGACATCAAATTGGTTTTGGTTGGTGATGGTGAAGAACGCCCGCGGATCGGCTCGTTCATCAAGGAGCATTCGCTGGCGTCGAATGTGCGGGCCCTGGGTACACGGACCGACGTGGCTCGGCTGCTCTCGGCGGCGGATGTGTTTTTGCTTTCGAGCATCAGCGAGGGGATTCCGCTGACCATTATCGAAGCGATGGCTGCCCGCATTCCCGTCGTGTCGACCGATGTCGGTGGAGTCGGTGAAATGGTCACGCATGGAGTCACAGGATTGCTCGCACCACCGAAATCTCCCGAAGCAATCGCCGAACAGATTCTCACGGTTTCATCGGACGCTTCGCTGCGAGACACGCTCATCGAAAATGCCCGAGCGAAGGCATATGAAACCTTCTCACTCGAAGGGATGCTCAACGCCTACCGCAGCCAATACGAGGAGATGACCGATGTCTAA
- a CDS encoding RIFT barrel domain-containing protein — MNSPLVNGKPAELVAGSNVTTIPFTLANPVRCKRQDVPISHGVCLPRGLVTTCNGWSVTGSSGQALSAQTEILARWPDGSAKWVLVDFVADHIEPGRSEWSITTESVDTFDAKSKVEMTPMASGLQLQIDDRPLLPIALQLHDHEGRSVATTWESVSWDATGPVRWSAHAIGALQENPLRVAMRIDVFPATGLVRCDVTLHNPQAAQHQGGLWDLGDPGSVFFQDFAVEVPAILADSSSELSWQLEPGTFWKDSDQVEFHLHQESSGGENWRNETHVDRTGRVPSRYRGYRVSEPTAIEGLHAEPIIKIQNANQMLQCGVPEFWQQFPKALRVCDDTVIVELFPQDWPGGHELQGGERKTHTIWLHTSATDETQSLEWIHRPVRAILSSGWIDTCGVFRPVTCSDSVGRVDPYLKESLSGMHSISRRREITDEYGWRNFGDIRADHEQAEFAGEAPIVSHYNNQFDLVFGGILQLTRTGDPTWWELFDPLARHVMDIDIYHTEADKAAYSGGMFWHTDHFQHARTSTHRTYSRANRPDGKDYGGGPSNEHNYTTGLLTYHYLTGSMAAKEAVIGLADWVIRMDDGRRTILGVVDDGPTGLASATCGLDNQVPGRGAGNSLNACLDAWELTGEDRFLTFAETLIARCVHPDDDVTALDLLNAELRWSYVVFLTSLAKYLDLKTESEQFDDAFDYARASLLHYVRWMLQHESPWLDRADELDYPNETWAAQEMRKANVLRWAARYTDDAELRRKLCEQGNAWADRAWSDLNRFENRTVARCVSVLMTEGARDASFRDGVETLGISRPLPTKSYPPRVPFVPQKTRVKAMLKRPTQWASIALRMMNPRRWRSKA, encoded by the coding sequence ATGAATTCGCCCCTCGTCAATGGGAAACCGGCAGAGCTCGTCGCAGGCTCTAACGTCACGACAATCCCCTTCACGCTTGCCAATCCCGTCCGTTGCAAACGACAAGACGTGCCCATCTCGCACGGCGTGTGTCTGCCGAGAGGGTTAGTCACGACATGCAACGGTTGGAGCGTCACCGGTTCGTCCGGACAAGCACTTTCGGCCCAGACGGAAATTCTCGCGCGATGGCCGGACGGTTCCGCGAAGTGGGTCCTTGTGGATTTCGTGGCGGACCACATCGAACCGGGACGTTCCGAATGGTCGATCACCACCGAGTCGGTGGACACCTTCGATGCCAAGTCCAAAGTCGAAATGACGCCGATGGCAAGTGGCCTGCAACTTCAAATCGACGATCGGCCGTTGCTGCCAATTGCGTTGCAGCTGCACGATCACGAGGGACGATCGGTGGCAACAACGTGGGAGTCCGTGAGCTGGGATGCCACTGGTCCGGTTCGGTGGTCGGCTCATGCGATCGGTGCATTGCAGGAGAACCCGTTGCGGGTTGCCATGCGGATCGATGTCTTTCCCGCGACCGGTCTCGTGCGATGCGATGTCACGTTGCACAATCCTCAGGCTGCCCAACACCAAGGCGGACTGTGGGACTTGGGCGATCCCGGTTCGGTCTTCTTTCAGGATTTCGCGGTTGAAGTTCCCGCGATTCTGGCGGATTCGTCGAGTGAATTGTCATGGCAATTGGAGCCGGGCACGTTCTGGAAGGACAGCGACCAAGTCGAATTTCACCTGCATCAAGAATCGAGCGGTGGAGAAAACTGGCGGAATGAAACGCACGTTGATCGTACCGGTCGCGTGCCCAGTCGGTACCGCGGATATCGGGTGAGTGAACCGACGGCGATCGAAGGACTCCATGCGGAACCGATCATCAAGATTCAAAACGCGAATCAAATGTTGCAGTGCGGCGTGCCGGAATTCTGGCAGCAGTTTCCGAAGGCATTGCGGGTCTGCGATGACACCGTGATCGTGGAACTGTTCCCACAGGATTGGCCGGGCGGACACGAACTCCAGGGTGGCGAACGAAAAACTCACACGATTTGGTTGCACACGTCCGCGACCGACGAAACGCAATCCCTCGAATGGATTCACCGGCCCGTTCGCGCGATACTCTCATCAGGATGGATTGACACCTGCGGGGTCTTTCGACCGGTGACTTGTAGCGACTCCGTCGGGCGAGTCGATCCGTATTTGAAGGAATCTCTCAGCGGAATGCACAGTATTTCGCGACGGCGGGAGATCACCGACGAGTACGGTTGGCGGAACTTTGGCGACATTCGAGCCGACCACGAACAAGCCGAGTTCGCGGGTGAGGCCCCGATCGTTTCCCATTACAACAATCAGTTCGATCTGGTTTTCGGCGGCATCCTGCAACTCACTCGGACAGGAGATCCGACCTGGTGGGAGTTGTTCGATCCGCTGGCTCGGCATGTGATGGATATCGACATTTATCACACCGAGGCCGACAAGGCCGCCTACTCGGGCGGAATGTTCTGGCATACCGATCACTTTCAGCACGCCCGGACCTCGACGCATCGCACGTATTCGCGGGCCAATCGGCCGGATGGAAAGGATTACGGCGGCGGTCCCAGTAACGAACACAACTACACCACTGGCCTGTTGACGTATCACTATCTCACCGGGTCGATGGCGGCGAAAGAAGCGGTCATCGGGTTGGCGGATTGGGTGATCCGCATGGACGATGGTCGCCGCACAATTTTGGGTGTGGTCGATGACGGTCCGACCGGCCTCGCGTCGGCGACGTGTGGTCTGGACAACCAAGTTCCGGGTCGCGGGGCGGGCAATTCACTCAATGCGTGTCTCGATGCCTGGGAACTCACCGGGGAAGATCGCTTCCTCACGTTCGCGGAAACGCTGATCGCCCGTTGCGTACATCCCGATGACGATGTGACCGCACTCGATTTACTCAATGCGGAATTGCGTTGGTCTTACGTTGTGTTTCTGACGTCTCTCGCGAAATATCTCGATCTGAAAACCGAATCCGAACAGTTCGACGATGCCTTCGATTACGCACGAGCTTCGCTGTTGCACTATGTCCGTTGGATGTTGCAGCACGAAAGTCCTTGGCTCGATCGGGCGGACGAATTGGATTACCCCAATGAAACCTGGGCGGCTCAGGAGATGCGAAAAGCGAACGTGTTGCGTTGGGCGGCTCGGTACACCGACGACGCGGAACTTCGTCGCAAGCTTTGTGAGCAAGGAAATGCATGGGCGGATCGGGCATGGAGCGATTTGAATCGGTTCGAGAATCGCACGGTCGCTCGATGCGTGTCGGTCTTGATGACCGAAGGTGCCCGGGATGCGTCTTTCCGTGACGGTGTCGAAACACTCGGAATCAGTCGTCCGTTGCCAACGAAATCATATCCGCCACGTGTTCCGTTCGTCCCTCAGAAAACACGTGTCAAAGCGATGCTCAAACGACCGACCCAATGGGCGTCGATCGCGTTGCGGATGATGAACCCGCGACGCTGGCGGTCGAAAGCTTAG
- the asnB gene encoding asparagine synthase (glutamine-hydrolyzing) has protein sequence MCGIAGVLYRDPSRFVEESTVENLGQAIAHRGPDGAGTFRDGPLGLVHQRLSIIDLEGGRQPMGNEDDRVQVVFNGEIYNHAELRRRLETQGHRFRTQSDTEVLVHLYEEHGPAMCDHLRGMYAFAIWDSREHQLFLARDRVGQKPLFVYQDEEKLVFGSELKAILAHEGIDRSLSSSAIRDYLTFGIIPGDRCVFQKIRKLPSACWMRIDAANWRVSPQRYWRLQFQEDEDTSLAEWKERVDAKLTETIQAHRIADVPVGAFLSGGLDSSVVVSHLAAGTELQTFSIGFEEHAFNELPYAKQVAEQFGTRHTEQIVRAEAVAGLDRLIHHYDEPFADASAVPTMCVAEVAAKAVKVVLSGDGGDEAFGGYSRYGHDLKEDRWRRRLPSWFRSQVLSRMASRWPQADWLPRPLRLRSALTNLSRSAADAYRNTLAIRDEAWLNRLLRPDAFTDAEPRFDIAATYPDGNGDTLAGMLAVDTNVLLPDDFLTKVDRASMAFGLEVRPPLVDHELLELTATIPSQFKIRDGETKWLLKELYQDRLPPKLAHRRKQGFEIPVDTWLRGPLRDQCEAYVLADGCRLHEFVQADTVRRLERQHQSGIGRHGTMLWTLLVLGRWLETYGSSPASHDSSAKAVLK, from the coding sequence ATGTGCGGCATTGCGGGGGTTTTGTATCGAGACCCGAGCAGATTCGTCGAAGAATCGACCGTCGAGAACTTAGGCCAAGCGATCGCACATCGAGGACCGGACGGAGCGGGAACCTTCCGTGATGGGCCGCTCGGGTTGGTGCACCAGCGACTTTCGATCATCGACCTCGAAGGCGGTCGTCAACCGATGGGTAACGAAGACGATCGTGTACAAGTTGTCTTCAATGGGGAAATCTACAATCACGCCGAGCTGCGGCGACGGCTCGAAACGCAAGGGCACCGGTTCCGAACGCAGTCCGATACGGAAGTGCTGGTCCATCTCTACGAGGAACACGGTCCCGCGATGTGCGACCATCTGCGGGGCATGTACGCGTTCGCCATTTGGGATTCGCGGGAACACCAGTTGTTCCTGGCTCGTGATCGGGTCGGGCAGAAGCCGTTGTTCGTTTACCAGGATGAAGAAAAACTCGTCTTTGGTTCTGAACTGAAAGCGATTCTCGCTCATGAGGGGATTGATCGGTCGCTGTCTTCGTCGGCAATTCGCGACTACCTCACATTTGGAATCATTCCCGGTGATCGGTGCGTGTTCCAGAAGATTCGCAAGTTGCCATCGGCGTGCTGGATGCGAATCGACGCCGCGAATTGGCGTGTCTCACCGCAACGGTATTGGCGGTTGCAATTTCAGGAAGATGAAGACACATCGCTCGCGGAATGGAAGGAGCGAGTCGATGCGAAGTTGACCGAAACTATTCAGGCGCATCGCATCGCGGATGTTCCGGTCGGGGCGTTTCTGAGTGGCGGTTTGGATTCGAGTGTGGTTGTCTCGCACCTTGCCGCGGGAACGGAGTTGCAAACGTTTTCGATCGGCTTCGAAGAACATGCCTTCAACGAACTTCCGTACGCCAAGCAAGTGGCCGAGCAATTCGGAACGCGACACACCGAACAAATCGTGCGAGCCGAAGCCGTCGCCGGGTTGGATCGGTTGATTCATCATTACGACGAACCATTCGCGGACGCCTCTGCTGTGCCGACGATGTGCGTGGCGGAAGTCGCGGCGAAGGCGGTGAAGGTGGTGCTTTCGGGAGACGGTGGCGACGAAGCATTCGGCGGATACAGTCGGTACGGGCATGATCTCAAAGAAGACCGCTGGCGACGACGGTTGCCGAGCTGGTTTCGCTCGCAAGTGTTGTCTCGCATGGCGTCCCGTTGGCCTCAAGCAGATTGGTTGCCGCGACCGTTGCGATTGCGGTCGGCACTCACAAACCTTTCCCGATCGGCTGCCGACGCCTATCGCAATACCCTCGCCATTCGCGACGAAGCATGGCTGAATCGGCTGCTTCGCCCGGATGCGTTCACCGATGCCGAGCCGCGATTCGACATTGCCGCGACGTACCCCGACGGCAACGGTGACACGTTGGCGGGAATGCTCGCAGTCGATACGAACGTGCTGTTGCCGGACGATTTTCTCACCAAAGTCGATCGGGCCAGCATGGCGTTCGGTTTGGAAGTTCGTCCGCCGCTTGTGGACCATGAGTTACTTGAATTGACCGCCACGATTCCCTCGCAGTTCAAAATCCGCGATGGCGAAACGAAATGGTTGCTCAAGGAACTGTATCAAGATCGTCTCCCGCCGAAATTAGCCCATCGACGGAAACAGGGATTTGAGATTCCCGTCGATACCTGGTTACGCGGCCCGCTCCGGGATCAATGCGAAGCCTATGTGCTCGCCGACGGTTGCCGACTTCACGAGTTTGTGCAAGCCGACACCGTCCGCCGACTCGAACGACAACATCAGTCGGGAATTGGCCGACACGGAACGATGTTGTGGACGCTGCTCGTTCTCGGGCGTTGGTTGGAAACTTACGGATCTTCCCCTGCTTCTCATGATTCTTCCGCAAAGGCGGTGCTGAAATGA
- a CDS encoding acyltransferase: MRARLKFLVDCIAVILMAPAAWMCRGTSTFSFWSQTVSLIPGTIGVTLRRGFYRQVLPACEANVCVSFGTTISHPTARLHRNAYIGSYCTLGDVTIEEDVLIASNVSVMNGCRQHGTERLDIPIREQPGVYEPVTIGADSWIGERAVIAANVGRHCIVGVGAVVTKPLPDYAVAVGVPARVIRFRNESSDSATPPEDLSPAELGVR, translated from the coding sequence ATGCGTGCCCGATTGAAATTTCTAGTCGACTGCATCGCGGTCATCCTGATGGCACCGGCGGCGTGGATGTGTCGCGGAACGAGTACGTTTTCGTTTTGGTCGCAAACCGTCAGCCTGATTCCCGGCACGATCGGCGTGACGTTACGGCGGGGATTTTATCGGCAGGTGTTGCCGGCGTGCGAGGCGAACGTGTGCGTCTCCTTCGGCACCACGATTTCCCACCCGACCGCCCGATTGCATCGCAATGCGTATATCGGCAGCTATTGCACCTTGGGCGATGTGACCATCGAAGAAGACGTGCTGATTGCCTCGAACGTGTCGGTCATGAACGGTTGCCGACAGCATGGCACCGAGCGATTAGACATCCCCATCCGCGAACAACCCGGCGTGTACGAGCCGGTGACGATCGGTGCGGATTCTTGGATCGGTGAACGAGCGGTTATTGCGGCGAATGTGGGGCGTCATTGCATCGTCGGAGTCGGTGCCGTCGTCACCAAGCCGTTGCCGGATTACGCCGTCGCCGTCGGTGTGCCCGCCCGAGTGATTCGTTTTCGCAACGAATCATCCGATTCCGCAACTCCCCCCGAAGATCTCTCACCCGCCGAACTCGGCGTTCGCTGA
- a CDS encoding mechanosensitive ion channel family protein, with amino-acid sequence MLFAATEENTPQDWQSQFQDFLPEIISSAVILAVTWLIVLVIVRIVRRVLESQNADVSVIDFIVKMTKGVIWSCAIITVLGTLGIDVAALVGGLGLTGFALGFALKDIVSNVLSGMLLLIYQPFERQDRIKVSGWEGVVTDIDLRYTTIETSNGLVLIPNSNLFTTPVELLNVQPKTATDSK; translated from the coding sequence ATGCTCTTCGCTGCCACTGAAGAAAACACGCCGCAAGACTGGCAATCACAGTTTCAAGATTTTCTACCGGAGATTATTTCTTCGGCTGTCATCTTGGCGGTGACGTGGTTGATTGTCTTGGTGATTGTCCGAATTGTGCGTCGGGTTCTTGAATCGCAGAACGCTGACGTCAGTGTGATCGATTTCATTGTGAAGATGACCAAAGGCGTCATCTGGTCTTGTGCAATTATCACGGTGTTGGGCACATTAGGGATTGATGTCGCAGCGCTCGTCGGTGGTCTTGGTCTGACAGGGTTTGCGTTGGGGTTTGCCCTCAAGGACATCGTCTCGAATGTGCTTTCGGGAATGCTCTTGTTGATTTACCAACCGTTCGAACGCCAAGACCGCATCAAAGTGTCTGGCTGGGAAGGTGTGGTGACGGACATCGACTTGCGTTACACCACAATCGAAACCTCGAACGGTCTCGTACTGATTCCAAATAGCAACTTGTTCACGACCCCGGTGGAATTGCTGAACGTTCAACCCAAAACCGCGACCGATTCCAAGTGA
- a CDS encoding response regulator has protein sequence MSQDVGSEILEQGIQTARDGHRLLARLHLEQASQDDPQNPDVWMWLAWVADSPTEAAKLLRQAAEVAPTNATVTAGLRWLESLSGELADECEPAPMETSEVAEAESTPNPGNLQGTHWSEPSADQDEDQSEDDELTGDDNCETYEWSVDELLESSESEWKELDDSEVGEILELAAEPEVLEVTDDEPLKMLEVVEVLNEEPADAHESDADVEEANPEPQTPRVLLLDASPTFRQLATLALQRAGYDVEATDDETYALEHLSDIEPNVILVDSATPNVGGYQWCKTIKKHAETRHIPVLLLSGEDKLFDRMRGRLSGCAGSLSKPVSWENLIAKVGRHVASC, from the coding sequence ATGTCCCAAGATGTTGGCTCGGAGATTCTGGAACAAGGAATTCAAACCGCGCGTGACGGACACCGTCTGTTGGCCCGGTTGCATCTTGAACAGGCATCGCAAGACGATCCACAAAACCCGGATGTGTGGATGTGGTTAGCCTGGGTGGCGGACTCGCCAACCGAAGCCGCGAAGTTACTTCGGCAGGCCGCCGAGGTGGCTCCGACCAACGCAACGGTAACGGCGGGTTTACGCTGGCTCGAATCGCTGTCCGGCGAACTCGCGGACGAATGCGAACCGGCTCCCATGGAGACCAGCGAAGTCGCGGAAGCCGAATCGACTCCGAACCCTGGTAATCTTCAGGGAACGCACTGGTCCGAGCCATCCGCGGACCAAGATGAGGACCAATCGGAGGACGACGAACTCACGGGCGACGATAACTGTGAGACCTATGAATGGTCGGTCGATGAACTTCTTGAGTCTTCCGAATCAGAATGGAAAGAACTCGATGATTCCGAAGTCGGTGAGATCCTGGAACTCGCCGCGGAACCGGAAGTCTTGGAAGTCACCGACGATGAACCTCTTAAGATGTTGGAAGTGGTCGAAGTCCTGAATGAAGAACCGGCTGACGCGCATGAATCCGACGCCGACGTCGAGGAAGCAAATCCCGAACCCCAAACGCCCCGCGTGTTGCTGCTCGATGCCAGCCCGACATTTCGGCAGTTGGCAACGCTGGCATTGCAACGAGCCGGCTACGACGTCGAAGCGACGGATGACGAGACGTATGCACTGGAGCATCTTTCCGACATCGAGCCGAATGTGATCTTGGTCGATTCCGCTACGCCGAACGTAGGGGGCTATCAGTGGTGCAAGACCATCAAGAAGCATGCCGAAACGCGACACATCCCTGTGTTGTTGCTCTCCGGCGAGGACAAACTGTTTGACCGGATGCGTGGTCGTTTGAGTGGTTGTGCCGGTTCGCTTTCCAAGCCGGTTTCCTGGGAAAACCTGATCGCCAAAGTCGGCCGTCACGTGGCCTCCTGTTAG
- a CDS encoding sulfatase-like hydrolase/transferase, whose amino-acid sequence MRSALQSLAILILTGIFASSTTAAERPNVLFLFADDQAFDTLAALGNEEIETPNLDRLVAKGTTFTRTYNMGSWSGAVCVASRTMLNTGRFLWKAEKVYKKTDAEREAGRFWSVLMGEAGYDTYFTGKWHVRTDAAKAFDTAGHIRGGMPNQTPKGYNRPIEGKTDEWKPWDTQFDGFWKGGKHWSEVVADDAEGFLRQSKQSDNPFFMYIAFNAPHDPRQSPQEYVEKYPLEDIAVPESYVPEYPYKEAMGAGKGLRDEKLAPFPRTEYAVKVHRQEYYAIITHMDEQIGRILDTLEATGQDKNTMIFFTADHGLAVGRHGLMGKQNLFDHSIRVPMIVVGPGVPIGKKLDAQVYLQDVMPTALELAGVQKPDYVQFRSLLPLITGERDQQYDAIYCAYLQLQRAVIEDDFKLILYPKISRALLYNLQDDPLELENLADMPSSQSKMRSLFATLLELQRETGDTLDLKSSFPTLASGATNTK is encoded by the coding sequence ATGCGCTCCGCTCTTCAATCCCTTGCCATTCTCATTCTGACCGGAATTTTCGCGTCCTCGACTACGGCGGCGGAACGTCCGAATGTGCTGTTCCTATTTGCGGACGATCAAGCCTTCGACACATTGGCGGCTCTTGGGAACGAGGAAATCGAAACACCGAATCTGGATCGGTTGGTCGCTAAGGGCACGACGTTCACGCGGACCTACAATATGGGCTCGTGGAGTGGTGCGGTGTGTGTGGCGAGTCGCACGATGCTCAACACCGGGCGGTTTTTGTGGAAGGCCGAGAAAGTCTACAAAAAGACTGATGCCGAACGTGAAGCCGGTCGGTTTTGGTCGGTCTTGATGGGGGAAGCCGGTTACGACACCTACTTCACCGGCAAATGGCACGTGCGAACCGATGCCGCGAAAGCGTTTGATACGGCGGGACACATTCGCGGCGGTATGCCGAATCAAACACCGAAAGGTTATAACCGCCCGATCGAAGGCAAAACCGACGAGTGGAAACCGTGGGACACGCAGTTCGATGGGTTTTGGAAGGGCGGCAAACACTGGAGCGAAGTCGTGGCCGACGATGCAGAGGGTTTTCTTCGGCAATCGAAACAAAGCGACAACCCGTTTTTCATGTACATCGCGTTCAACGCCCCGCACGATCCCCGGCAAAGCCCGCAGGAATATGTCGAGAAGTACCCGCTCGAAGACATCGCCGTTCCGGAAAGTTATGTGCCGGAGTATCCGTATAAAGAAGCGATGGGAGCCGGCAAAGGTCTGCGGGATGAAAAACTCGCGCCGTTTCCACGAACGGAATACGCGGTGAAGGTGCATCGGCAGGAGTACTACGCGATCATCACGCACATGGACGAGCAAATCGGACGGATTCTCGATACGCTCGAAGCAACCGGACAAGACAAGAACACCATGATCTTCTTCACCGCCGATCACGGTCTTGCCGTCGGACGACATGGTTTGATGGGCAAACAGAATCTGTTCGATCACAGCATCCGCGTGCCGATGATCGTCGTCGGTCCCGGTGTCCCGATCGGCAAGAAACTCGACGCTCAAGTGTATTTGCAGGACGTGATGCCCACAGCGTTGGAACTCGCCGGTGTGCAAAAACCGGATTACGTGCAGTTCCGCAGTTTGCTTCCGCTCATCACAGGCGAACGCGATCAGCAATACGACGCCATCTACTGTGCCTATCTGCAACTGCAACGTGCGGTGATTGAAGACGACTTCAAACTCATTCTCTATCCAAAAATCTCCCGGGCGTTGCTCTACAATTTGCAGGACGACCCATTGGAACTCGAGAATCTCGCCGACATGCCAAGTTCTCAATCGAAGATGCGTTCTCTTTTTGCAACGTTGCTCGAATTGCAACGGGAGACCGGCGACACACTCGATTTAAAATCTTCATTTCCCACGTTGGCTTCTGGGGCGACAAATACGAAGTGA